ATGTTTCTATCCTTCAGTCGGTCACGTTAGGTGGCACGGGTAAGGAGTGTGGTGATCGCCATCCGAAGATTCGTGAAGGCGTGATGATCGCAGCAGGCGCTAAAATATTCGGAAATATCGAAGTGGGTGCCGGTGCGAAAATCGGAGGTGGCTCTGTGGTGTTGGAAGATGTTCCGCCCCATACCACCGTGGTAGGCGTGCCAGCTAAAATTGTTGGTCGTCCGGAATGCGAAATGCCTGCATTCGATATGGACCAGAGCGTTAGTTTAAAGACAAAATAAGATTCAGGCACAGAGCAGACTTTAGCGGTTCTGGAGCAGATAGGAATAGAGAATGATCAGAATAGCAGTAACCGGCGCCGCCGGGCGTATGGGTAAAACTAACATTGAAGCAATTCAGGCAGCCGAAGGCGTTCAGTTGGGTGCGGCTATTGTCGAAGCTACCAGTAGCCTGATCGGTGCTGATGCCGGTGAGGTAGCAGGCGTTGGTAAACAGGGAGTGGCTATTGTTGGCTCTCTGGCGGAGGTGATGGATGACTTCGATGTACTGATCGATTTCACGGCGCCCAAAGCGACGTTGAGCAATCTGGCGTTGTGTGCTGAGCATGGCAAAGCGATGGTGATTGGTACGACCGGTCTGAGCGAGGCTGAGCGCGCTGAACTCACCAGCTTTGGTGAGAAGATGCCGGTGGTTTTTGCTTCAAATATGAGTGTTGGTGTAAACCTCTGCTTCAAATTACTGGCAGAAGCTGCACAGGCGCTGGGTGATGACTACGATGTTGAGATTATTGAGACTCATCATCACCATAAAGTCGATTCACCATCGGGTACTGCGCTGAGTATGGGTGAAGCGGTTGCGGGTGCGTTGGGTCGTGATCTGCGTCAGTGTGCTGTGTATGGCCGTGAAGGTCAGATCGGCGCCCGTACTAAGGAAGAGATCGGTTTTGTTACCGTACGTGCCGGTGATGTTGTCGGTGATCATACGGTATTGTTTGCCACTGAAGGTGAGCGTATTGAAATCACCCATAAGGCCAGTTCCCGAATGACTTTCGCCAAAGGCGCAGT
The genomic region above belongs to Amphritea japonica ATCC BAA-1530 and contains:
- the dapB gene encoding 4-hydroxy-tetrahydrodipicolinate reductase, with the protein product MIRIAVTGAAGRMGKTNIEAIQAAEGVQLGAAIVEATSSLIGADAGEVAGVGKQGVAIVGSLAEVMDDFDVLIDFTAPKATLSNLALCAEHGKAMVIGTTGLSEAERAELTSFGEKMPVVFASNMSVGVNLCFKLLAEAAQALGDDYDVEIIETHHHHKVDSPSGTALSMGEAVAGALGRDLRQCAVYGREGQIGARTKEEIGFVTVRAGDVVGDHTVLFATEGERIEITHKASSRMTFAKGAVRAAGWLAGKEKGLYDMQDVLDLRD